From Balaenoptera acutorostrata chromosome 8, mBalAcu1.1, whole genome shotgun sequence, the proteins below share one genomic window:
- the STK11IP gene encoding serine/threonine-protein kinase 11-interacting protein isoform X1, giving the protein MTTAPRDSLVWKLAGLLREYGDAVLSGRSTLSLLTATLQQLNHVFELHLGPWGPGQTGFVALPSHPADSPVILQLQFLFDVLQKTLSLKLVHVPGLGLPGPIKIFPFKSLRQLELRGVPLHCLHGLRAIYSQLETLICSRSLQALEELLSACGGDLCSALPWLALLSADFSYNTLTALDSSLRLLSALRFLNLSHNQVQDCEGFLRDLSELCHLDISYNHLRLVPRMGPSGAALGTLILRGNELQSLHGLEQLRNLRHLDVAYNLLERHRELSPLWLLAELRKLCLEGNPLWFHPEHRAATARCLSPRARDAAAGFLLDGKALSLTDFQTSPSSGLGPMAPPLPWPVGSTTETSGGPDLSDSPSSGGVVAQPQLRKVKSRVRVRRASISEPSDTDPEPRTLDPSPAGRFVQQHRELELMNSFRDRFGRDWLQYRNHLEASGPAALGTRPPDAPSPEAVRGPPPPEKGSPQEEAEAVRVEPEPQEEEELEEGEEEGGKEEEEEEQSELEVELCRPMLVCPLEGPGGLRGRECFLWVTAGHLFEVELQAARTLERLELQSLEAAEIEAETQTQSEPVPEGSDPHPGGPVLVLRFSYICPDRQLRRYVVLEPDAQAAVQELLAVLSPAATLGKHQLGEARDPPGGRLQCLRCGHEFKPEEPRSGLDGEEGWRPLFRKTESPAVCPNCGSDHVVLLSPGTPSGEQGQGEQSPAPSQSPSPGHSPPGHSAYSTRAGSAPSQAPASRDRHSWSLSPPPERCGLRSVDHRLRLFLDVEVFTDAQEEFQCCLKVPLVLAGHPGEFLCLTVVSDHRLYVLKVTGEIRGPPAGWLQPTLAIPLQDLSSIELGLAGQSLRLEWAAGAGGCVLLPRDARHCRAFLEELTDVLQSLPPTRRSSVSATEEEVTPKHRLWPLLETDPSLEPLRFFYLRAFLVEGPSTCPVSLLLTLSTLYLLDEDPIGSQAEPPLAAASGEASEKAPAPGPGPLVRVREQQPLSSLSSVLLYRGAPDDLRLVFYDEVSRLESFWALHVVCPEQLTALLAWIREPWEELFSIGLRTVTQEALDLDQ; this is encoded by the exons ATGACTACCGCCCCGCGGGACTCCCTGGTGTGGAAGCTCGCTGGGCTGCTGCGTGAGTACG GGGATGCGGTCCTGTCTGGCCGTAGCACCCTGAGCCTGCTCACTGCCACACTGCAGCAGCTGAACCACGTATTTGAGCTGCACCTGGGGCCATGGGGCCCTGGCCAGACAGGCTTTGTGGCTCTGCCTTCCCACCCCGCCGACTCCCCCGTCATCCTCCAGCTTCAATTCCTCTTCGATGTGCTGCAGAAAACGCTTTCACTCAAG ctggtCCATGTCCCAGGTCTTGGCCTCCCAGGGCCCATCAAAATCTTTCCATTCAAGTCCCTTCGGCAGCTGGAG CTCCGAGGTGTCCCCCTCCACTGCCTCCATGGCCTCCGTGCCATCTATTCCCAGCTGGAGACCCTGATTTGCAGCAGGAGCCTCCAGGCATTAGAG GAGCTCCTTTCAGCCTGCGGTGGTGACCTCTGCTCCGCCCTGCCCTGGCTGGCGCTGCTCTCTGCCGACTTCAGCTACAACACTCTGACTGCCTTAGACAGCTCGCTG CGTCTCTTGTCAGCTCTGCGCTTCTTGAACCTGAGCCACAATCAGGTCCAGGACTGTGAGGGTTTCCTGAGG gacTTGTCTGAGCTCTGCCATCTGGACATCTCCTATAACCATCTGCGTCTGGTGCCGAGAATGGGACCCTCGGGGGCTGCTCTGGGGACCCTGATACTGAGAGGCAATGAGCTCCAGAGCCTGCACG gcctggagCAGCTGCGGAACCTGCGGCACCTGGATGTGGCCTACAACCTGCTGGAACGACACAGGGAGCTGTCGCCGCTGTGGCTGCTGGCTGAGCTCCGCAAG CTCTGCCTGGAGGGGAACCCTTTGTGGTTCCACCCTGAGCACCGAGCGGCCACCGCCCGGTGCTTGTCTCCCCGTGCCAGGGACGCTGCTGCTGGG TTCCTTCTTGATGGGAAGGCCTTGTCACTGACTGATTTTCAG ACCTCCCCATCCTCAGGGCTTGGCCCCatggccccacctctgccctgGCCGGTGGGGAGTACCACGGAAACCTCCGGCGGCCCTGACTTGAGTGACAGCCCCTCGTCGGGGGGCGTTGTGGCCCAGCCCCAGCTTCGTAAGGTTAAG AGCCGAGTCCGTGTGAGGCGGGCGAGTATCTCGGAACCCAGTGATACGGACCCGGAGCCCCGGACTCTGGACCCCTCCCCAGCTG GGCGGTTTGTGCAGCAGCATCGGGAGCTGGAGCTCATGAACAGCTTCCGGGACCGCTTTGGCCGTGACTGGCTGCAGTACAGGAATCACCTGGAGGCCTCCGGGCCCGCTGCCCTCGGCACCCGGCCTCCGGACGCCCCGAGCCCAGAGGCTGTGCGCGGCCCTCCGCCCCCTGAGAAGGGGTCTCCACAGGAGGAGGCAGAGGCGGTCAGGGTGGAGCCGGAGccgcaggaggaggaggagctggaggagggagaggaggagggaggaaaagaggaagaggaggaggagcaaaGCGAGCTGGAGG TGGAGCTCTGCCGCCCCATGTTGGTGTGTCCCCTggaggggcctgggggcctgCGGGGCAGGGAATGCTTTCTCTGGGTCACTGCTGGCCACCTGTTTGAGGTGGAGCTCCAAGCAGCTCGAACCCTGGAACGGCTTGAGCTCCAGAGTCTGGAGGCAGCTGAGATAGAGGCTGAGACCCAGACCCAGAGCGAGCCGGTGCCCGAG GGCTCAGATCCACACCCTGGGGGCCCCGTCCTCGTTCTCCGCTTCTCCTACATCTGCCCCGACCGGCAGTTGCGTCGCTATGTGGTGCTGGAGCCAGATGCCCAGGCGGCTGTCCAG GAGCTGCTGGCTGTGTTGAGCCCAGCAGCCACCTTGGGGAAGCATCAGCTTGGGGAGGCGAGGGACCCACCCGGCGGCAGACTCCAGTGTCTGCGCTGTGGCCATGAGTTCAAGCCAGAGGAGCCCAGGTCAGGACTGGACGGTGAGGAAGGCTGGCGGCCTCTGTTCCGGAAGACGG AATCGCCTGCTGTGTGTCCAAACTGTGGTAGTGATCACGTGGTTCTCCTGTCCCCTGGAACCCCCAGTGGAGAACAGGGACAGGGAGAGCAATCGCCAGCCCCCTCGCAGTCCCCGAGCCCCGGCCACAGCCCTCCTGGCCACAGTGCCTACAGCACCAGGGCCGGCAGTGCCCCATCTCAGGCACCGGCCTCCCGTGACCGCCACAGTTGGAGCCTCAGCCCCC CCCCTGAGCGCTGTGGCCTCCGCTCTGTGGACCACCGACTCCGGCTCTTCCTGGACGTCGAGGTGTTCACCGATGCCCAAGAGGAGTTCCAGTGCTGCCTCAAG GTGCCACTGGTGTTGGCAGGGCACCCTGGGGAGTTTCTGTGTCTCACGGTTGTGTCTGACCACAGGCTGTACGTGTTGAAGGTGACAGGGGAGATCCG CGGGCCTCCGGCTGGCTGGCTGCAGCCGACCCTGGCCATTCCCCTGCAGGATCTGAGTAGCATAGAGCTGGGCCTGGCAGGACAGAGCCTGCGGCTGGAGTGGGCGGCTGGGGCAGGTGGCTGTGTCCTGCTGCCCCGAGATGCCAGGCACTGCCgggccttcctggaggagctTACGg ATGTCTTGCAGTCTCTGCCCCCCACCCGGAGGAGCAGCGTCAGCGCCACGGAGGAGGAGGTGACCCCGAAGCATCGGCTCTG gccgTTGCTAGAGACAGACCCTTCCTTGGAGCCTCTCCGGTTCTTCTATCTTCGGGCATTCCTGGTTGAAG GGCCTTCTACCTGCCCTGTGTCCCTGTTGCTGACTCTGTCCACCCTGTACCTGTTAGATGAGGACCCTATAGGGTCCCAGGCGGAGCCCCCTCTTGCAGCGGCATCGGGCGAAGCCTCTGAGAAGGCCCCAGCCCCCGGGCCAGGCCCTTTGGTGCGTGTCAGGGAGCAGCAGCCGCTCAGCAGCCTGAGCTCCGTGCTGCTGTATCGCGGGGCCCCGGACGACCTGCGGCTGGTCTTCTACGACGAG GTGTCCCGGCTGGAGAGCTTTTGGGCACTCCATGTTGTGTGTCCGGAGCAGCTGACGGCCCTGCTGGCCTGGATCCGGGAGCCCTGGGAGGAGTTGTTTTCCATCGGACTCCGAACTGTGACCCAAGAGGCTCTAGACCTTGACCAGTGA